Proteins from one Microbacterium sp. Root553 genomic window:
- a CDS encoding SdpA family antimicrobial peptide system protein: MKVRHLVVPTAVVAVAAAYSGLASIGETVLSLPGLEANRANIMAVAPQGWSFFTKSPRDPQVEPHQVSDAGLTSIAGFPNTRVENAFGLSREGRSQGVETALLIGDENADAWVECSSPDLAVCSDELIAAEPVKLDNAVPSPTICGEVVIVQSIPVSWAYRNHTEQTSIAQSGLHAEVSC; the protein is encoded by the coding sequence GTCGTTCCCACCGCTGTCGTCGCGGTCGCAGCCGCATATTCCGGTCTGGCCTCCATCGGCGAGACTGTCCTCTCCCTTCCCGGCCTGGAGGCGAACCGGGCCAACATCATGGCGGTCGCCCCGCAGGGCTGGTCTTTCTTCACCAAGTCCCCGCGCGACCCGCAGGTCGAGCCGCATCAGGTGTCGGACGCGGGGCTGACATCCATCGCCGGTTTCCCGAACACGAGAGTGGAGAACGCCTTCGGGCTGAGCCGTGAGGGGCGCTCACAAGGAGTGGAGACGGCCCTCCTCATCGGCGACGAGAACGCCGACGCCTGGGTCGAATGCTCCTCGCCGGATCTCGCCGTCTGCTCGGACGAGCTGATCGCGGCGGAACCGGTGAAGCTCGACAACGCCGTCCCCTCCCCGACGATCTGCGGCGAGGTCGTCATCGTCCAGTCCATCCCCGTGTCGTGGGCGTATCGCAACCACACGGAGCAGACATCGATCGCGCAGAGCGGATTGCATGCG